In a single window of the Nodularia spumigena CCY9414 genome:
- a CDS encoding RNA-guided endonuclease InsQ/TnpB family protein: MQLVERHIIQRNHPHYQEIDQLCFAAKNLYNYANFHIRQSFILTQKYLDYNCLAKQLKSTEAYQALPAKVAQQVLLGLHRNWVSFFAAIQVYTENKSKFLGRPKLPKYKHKDKGRHLLVYTAQSVSKPKMKAGVIHLSKTQIDIPTKVEYVHLNQVRIVPKIDHYVLEAVYEKEELDDDLDSHAIAAIDLGIDNLATLTSNQPGFLPVLVSGRIIKSINRYYNQRKAKLQSLLPSHQKTSQQLQSLTKKRNFRVDDYLHKASRLVIELLVKQGLGTLVIGQSPLWKQNANLGKRNNQNFVCIPHHRFVQQLIYKAKLVGIKVLVSEESYTSVASFLDQDMIPTYGKADAKEVKFSGRRIRTKLYKAGNGKLIHADVNGSLNILRKVVPTAFSLGIGGVVVRAVGIIPGKQMA, encoded by the coding sequence ATGCAGTTGGTCGAACGGCATATAATTCAACGAAATCATCCCCACTATCAAGAGATTGATCAGTTATGTTTTGCTGCTAAAAACCTCTACAATTATGCTAACTTCCACATCCGCCAAAGTTTTATTCTGACTCAAAAATATCTAGACTACAATTGTTTAGCTAAACAATTAAAATCTACAGAAGCATATCAAGCTTTACCCGCCAAAGTCGCCCAACAAGTATTATTAGGATTACATCGCAACTGGGTAAGTTTTTTTGCCGCAATTCAAGTATATACAGAAAATAAAAGCAAGTTTTTAGGCAGACCAAAATTACCCAAATATAAACACAAAGACAAAGGCAGACATTTATTAGTTTACACAGCCCAGTCTGTGAGTAAACCCAAAATGAAAGCTGGTGTAATTCATCTGTCAAAAACACAAATTGACATTCCAACCAAAGTAGAGTATGTACATCTAAATCAGGTGAGAATTGTCCCAAAAATTGACCATTATGTGCTAGAAGCTGTGTATGAAAAAGAGGAATTAGATGATGATTTAGACTCTCATGCTATAGCAGCGATTGATTTAGGCATAGATAACCTAGCTACCTTAACATCTAACCAGCCTGGGTTTTTACCAGTTCTGGTTTCGGGGAGAATTATCAAATCAATTAATCGTTATTACAATCAAAGAAAAGCTAAATTACAATCTTTACTACCAAGTCATCAAAAGACATCTCAACAACTGCAAAGTTTAACTAAAAAACGGAATTTTCGAGTTGATGATTATCTGCATAAAGCCAGTCGGTTAGTTATTGAGCTTTTAGTGAAGCAGGGGCTTGGCACTTTAGTAATTGGTCAAAGTCCACTGTGGAAGCAAAATGCTAATTTGGGTAAACGAAATAATCAAAACTTTGTTTGTATTCCGCATCATCGATTTGTACAGCAGTTGATTTATAAAGCGAAATTAGTGGGGATAAAGGTATTGGTTTCTGAGGAGTCTTACACCAGTGTGGCTTCTTTTTTAGACCAAGATATGATTCCTACCTATGGAAAAGCTGACGCGAAAGAAGTTAAATTTAGTGGTCGAAGAATCAGAACTAAGCTTTATAAAGCAGGTAATGGTAAACTGATTCACGCTGATGTCAATGGTAGTTTGAATATCTTACGTAAAGTAGTCCCGACAGCATTTAGTCTAGGGATAGGGGGCGTTGTAGTTCGCGCTGTCGGGATTATTCCCGGTAAACAAATGGCATGA